From a single Eleginops maclovinus isolate JMC-PN-2008 ecotype Puerto Natales chromosome 18, JC_Emac_rtc_rv5, whole genome shotgun sequence genomic region:
- the LOC134880693 gene encoding sodium- and chloride-dependent GABA transporter 2-like isoform X3 has product MNLDMTNKTCATKKKQVEERGHWGSKVEFLLAVAGNVVGLGNVWRFPYLCYKNGGGAFLVPYLVFVVTCGIPLFLLETTIGQYTQEGGITCWRKLCPLAEGIGYGGQLILLYSCMTYIIILSWALLYLVFSFSSQLPWASCNNDWNTDNCVEFSTRNESFQWTNRTNTTSAATEFWERRVLNISGGIEQIGSIRWEVLLCVITMWITCYFCIWKGVRSTGKVVYFTATFPYVMLVILLIRGLSLPGAQQGILFYLLPEPSRLADPQVWMEAGAQIFFSYSVGVGSLTVLGSYNKYNNNCYKDCLWLCLLNSGTSVVAGFAVFSVLGFMAHEQGVPIAEVAESGPGLAFIAYPQAVAMMPLPQLWSICFFVMLILLGLDTQFVAMEVVMTSIIDMFPSVMRRVGRRERFLLLFCLTCFFSQLVMITEGGMYVFQMFDYYACNGACILFLCVFETLALGWVFGADRLYGIIKDMTGMQANPFFKFCWLYITPMISLGTFICSLVEYQPLTFNRCVSIICANLILTSQ; this is encoded by the exons ATGAATTTGGATATGACGAATAAAACATGtgcaacaaaaaagaagcaagtggaggagagaggacacTGGGGCAGTAAGGTGGAGTTCCTCCTGGCTGTGGCGGGAAATGTTGTCGGCCTGGGCAATGTGTGGAGGTTTCCGTACCTCTGCTACAAAAATGGAGGGG GTGCCTTCCTGGTGCCATATCTGGTTTTTGTGGTGACCTGTGGCATTCCCCTGTTCCTGCTGGAGACTACTATAGGCCAGTACACCCAGGAGGGGGGCATCACCTGCTGGAGGAAGCTGTGCCCACTGGCAGAAG GTATCGGTTATGGTGGGCAGCTGATCCTCCTCTACAGCTGCATGACCTACATCATTATTCTGTCCTGGGCTCTGCTCTACCTGGTGTTCTCCTTCAGCTCACAGCTGCCCTGGGCCAGCTGCAACAATGACTGGAACACCG ATAACTGTGTTGAGTTTTCCACACGAAATGAATCTTTTCAATGGACCAACCGGACCAACACAACCTCTGCTGCCACAGAGTTCTGGGA ACGACGGGTGCTGAATATCTCAGGGGGGATTGAGCAGATAGGCAGCATCAGGTGGGAGGTGCTGCTGTGCGTGATTACAATGTGGATCACATGCTACTTCTGTATCTGGAAAGGGGTCAGGTCTACCGGAAAG GTGGTTTATTTCACTGCTACCTTCCCCTATGTGATGTTGGTCATTCTTTTGATCCGTGGACTCTCTCTTCCTGGGGCTCAACAAGGAATACTTTTTTACCTTCTGCCCGAACCCTCACGACTTGCAGACCCTCAG GTCTGGATGGAGGCTGGGGCTCAGATCTTCTTCTCATACAGCGTGGGTGTGGGCTCCTTAACTGTGCTCGGCAgctacaacaaatacaacaacaactgCTATAA agACTGTCTGTGGCTGTGTCTTCTAAACAGTGGAACCAGTGTAGTAGCTGGGTTTGCAGTCTTCTCTGTGCTGGGGTTCATGGCACACGAGCAGGGCGTTCCCATTGCAGAAGTGGCCGAGTCAG GTCCGGGCTTGGCGTTCATTGCGTACCCTCAGGCTGTAGCCATGATGCCTCTGCCCCAACTGTGGTCCATCTGTTTCTTTGTCATGCTCATCCTCTTGGGTCTGGACACACAA TTTGTTGCCATGGAGGTGGTGATGACGTCCATCATAGACATGTTTCCCTCAGTAATGCGCAGGGTAGGCCGGCGGGAacgtttcctcctcctcttctgcctcaCGTGCTTCTTCTCTCAGCTTGTCATGATCACTGAG GGAGGGATGTATGTGTTCCAGATGTTTGACTACTACGCTTGTAATGGCGCCTGcatcctcttcctgtgtgtgtttgaaacccTGGCACTGGGATGGGTATTTG GAGCAGATCGCTTGTATGGCATCATAAAGGACATGACAGGCATGCAAGCCAACCCGTTCTTTAAATTCTGCTGGCTGTACATCACACCAATGATCTCACTG gGCACTTTCATTTGTTCTCTAGTGGAGTACCAGCCGCTGACCTTCAATCGCTG CGTTTCCATCATTTGTGCCAACCTGATCCTGACTTCACAATGA
- the LOC134880693 gene encoding sodium- and chloride-dependent GABA transporter 2-like isoform X2: protein MNLDMTNKTCATKKKQVEERGHWGSKVEFLLAVAGNVVGLGNVWRFPYLCYKNGGGAFLVPYLVFVVTCGIPLFLLETTIGQYTQEGGITCWRKLCPLAEDNCVEFSTRNESFQWTNRTNTTSAATEFWERRVLNISGGIEQIGSIRWEVLLCVITMWITCYFCIWKGVRSTGKVVYFTATFPYVMLVILLIRGLSLPGAQQGILFYLLPEPSRLADPQVWMEAGAQIFFSYSVGVGSLTVLGSYNKYNNNCYKDCLWLCLLNSGTSVVAGFAVFSVLGFMAHEQGVPIAEVAESGPGLAFIAYPQAVAMMPLPQLWSICFFVMLILLGLDTQFVAMEVVMTSIIDMFPSVMRRVGRRERFLLLFCLTCFFSQLVMITEGGMYVFQMFDYYACNGACILFLCVFETLALGWVFGADRLYGIIKDMTGMQANPFFKFCWLYITPMISLGTFICSLVEYQPLTFNRWYVYPTWAYVLGWVLALSSILLVPGWALYKLAKGTGNLSQRFHHLCQPDPDFTMTQKSETELQPIREEELQQITANPNPNPLFQLH from the exons ATGAATTTGGATATGACGAATAAAACATGtgcaacaaaaaagaagcaagtggaggagagaggacacTGGGGCAGTAAGGTGGAGTTCCTCCTGGCTGTGGCGGGAAATGTTGTCGGCCTGGGCAATGTGTGGAGGTTTCCGTACCTCTGCTACAAAAATGGAGGGG GTGCCTTCCTGGTGCCATATCTGGTTTTTGTGGTGACCTGTGGCATTCCCCTGTTCCTGCTGGAGACTACTATAGGCCAGTACACCCAGGAGGGGGGCATCACCTGCTGGAGGAAGCTGTGCCCACTGGCAGAAG ATAACTGTGTTGAGTTTTCCACACGAAATGAATCTTTTCAATGGACCAACCGGACCAACACAACCTCTGCTGCCACAGAGTTCTGGGA ACGACGGGTGCTGAATATCTCAGGGGGGATTGAGCAGATAGGCAGCATCAGGTGGGAGGTGCTGCTGTGCGTGATTACAATGTGGATCACATGCTACTTCTGTATCTGGAAAGGGGTCAGGTCTACCGGAAAG GTGGTTTATTTCACTGCTACCTTCCCCTATGTGATGTTGGTCATTCTTTTGATCCGTGGACTCTCTCTTCCTGGGGCTCAACAAGGAATACTTTTTTACCTTCTGCCCGAACCCTCACGACTTGCAGACCCTCAG GTCTGGATGGAGGCTGGGGCTCAGATCTTCTTCTCATACAGCGTGGGTGTGGGCTCCTTAACTGTGCTCGGCAgctacaacaaatacaacaacaactgCTATAA agACTGTCTGTGGCTGTGTCTTCTAAACAGTGGAACCAGTGTAGTAGCTGGGTTTGCAGTCTTCTCTGTGCTGGGGTTCATGGCACACGAGCAGGGCGTTCCCATTGCAGAAGTGGCCGAGTCAG GTCCGGGCTTGGCGTTCATTGCGTACCCTCAGGCTGTAGCCATGATGCCTCTGCCCCAACTGTGGTCCATCTGTTTCTTTGTCATGCTCATCCTCTTGGGTCTGGACACACAA TTTGTTGCCATGGAGGTGGTGATGACGTCCATCATAGACATGTTTCCCTCAGTAATGCGCAGGGTAGGCCGGCGGGAacgtttcctcctcctcttctgcctcaCGTGCTTCTTCTCTCAGCTTGTCATGATCACTGAG GGAGGGATGTATGTGTTCCAGATGTTTGACTACTACGCTTGTAATGGCGCCTGcatcctcttcctgtgtgtgtttgaaacccTGGCACTGGGATGGGTATTTG GAGCAGATCGCTTGTATGGCATCATAAAGGACATGACAGGCATGCAAGCCAACCCGTTCTTTAAATTCTGCTGGCTGTACATCACACCAATGATCTCACTG gGCACTTTCATTTGTTCTCTAGTGGAGTACCAGCCGCTGACCTTCAATCGCTGGTACGTGTACCCTACCTGGGCCTACGTATTGGGCTGGGTCCTGGCCCTCTCCTCCATCCTGCTCGTGCCGGGATGGGCGCTGTATAAACTGGCAAAGGGGACTGGGAACCTCAGTCAG CGTTTCCATCATTTGTGCCAACCTGATCCTGACTTCACAATGACCCAGAAGAGTGAAACTGAGTTGCAGCCCATCAGAGAGGAAGAACTGCAACAGATCactgctaaccctaaccctaaccctcttttTCAACTGCATTAA
- the LOC134880693 gene encoding sodium- and chloride-dependent GABA transporter 2-like isoform X1, which produces MNLDMTNKTCATKKKQVEERGHWGSKVEFLLAVAGNVVGLGNVWRFPYLCYKNGGGAFLVPYLVFVVTCGIPLFLLETTIGQYTQEGGITCWRKLCPLAEGIGYGGQLILLYSCMTYIIILSWALLYLVFSFSSQLPWASCNNDWNTDNCVEFSTRNESFQWTNRTNTTSAATEFWERRVLNISGGIEQIGSIRWEVLLCVITMWITCYFCIWKGVRSTGKVVYFTATFPYVMLVILLIRGLSLPGAQQGILFYLLPEPSRLADPQVWMEAGAQIFFSYSVGVGSLTVLGSYNKYNNNCYKDCLWLCLLNSGTSVVAGFAVFSVLGFMAHEQGVPIAEVAESGPGLAFIAYPQAVAMMPLPQLWSICFFVMLILLGLDTQFVAMEVVMTSIIDMFPSVMRRVGRRERFLLLFCLTCFFSQLVMITEGGMYVFQMFDYYACNGACILFLCVFETLALGWVFGADRLYGIIKDMTGMQANPFFKFCWLYITPMISLGTFICSLVEYQPLTFNRWYVYPTWAYVLGWVLALSSILLVPGWALYKLAKGTGNLSQRFHHLCQPDPDFTMTQKSETELQPIREEELQQITANPNPNPLFQLH; this is translated from the exons ATGAATTTGGATATGACGAATAAAACATGtgcaacaaaaaagaagcaagtggaggagagaggacacTGGGGCAGTAAGGTGGAGTTCCTCCTGGCTGTGGCGGGAAATGTTGTCGGCCTGGGCAATGTGTGGAGGTTTCCGTACCTCTGCTACAAAAATGGAGGGG GTGCCTTCCTGGTGCCATATCTGGTTTTTGTGGTGACCTGTGGCATTCCCCTGTTCCTGCTGGAGACTACTATAGGCCAGTACACCCAGGAGGGGGGCATCACCTGCTGGAGGAAGCTGTGCCCACTGGCAGAAG GTATCGGTTATGGTGGGCAGCTGATCCTCCTCTACAGCTGCATGACCTACATCATTATTCTGTCCTGGGCTCTGCTCTACCTGGTGTTCTCCTTCAGCTCACAGCTGCCCTGGGCCAGCTGCAACAATGACTGGAACACCG ATAACTGTGTTGAGTTTTCCACACGAAATGAATCTTTTCAATGGACCAACCGGACCAACACAACCTCTGCTGCCACAGAGTTCTGGGA ACGACGGGTGCTGAATATCTCAGGGGGGATTGAGCAGATAGGCAGCATCAGGTGGGAGGTGCTGCTGTGCGTGATTACAATGTGGATCACATGCTACTTCTGTATCTGGAAAGGGGTCAGGTCTACCGGAAAG GTGGTTTATTTCACTGCTACCTTCCCCTATGTGATGTTGGTCATTCTTTTGATCCGTGGACTCTCTCTTCCTGGGGCTCAACAAGGAATACTTTTTTACCTTCTGCCCGAACCCTCACGACTTGCAGACCCTCAG GTCTGGATGGAGGCTGGGGCTCAGATCTTCTTCTCATACAGCGTGGGTGTGGGCTCCTTAACTGTGCTCGGCAgctacaacaaatacaacaacaactgCTATAA agACTGTCTGTGGCTGTGTCTTCTAAACAGTGGAACCAGTGTAGTAGCTGGGTTTGCAGTCTTCTCTGTGCTGGGGTTCATGGCACACGAGCAGGGCGTTCCCATTGCAGAAGTGGCCGAGTCAG GTCCGGGCTTGGCGTTCATTGCGTACCCTCAGGCTGTAGCCATGATGCCTCTGCCCCAACTGTGGTCCATCTGTTTCTTTGTCATGCTCATCCTCTTGGGTCTGGACACACAA TTTGTTGCCATGGAGGTGGTGATGACGTCCATCATAGACATGTTTCCCTCAGTAATGCGCAGGGTAGGCCGGCGGGAacgtttcctcctcctcttctgcctcaCGTGCTTCTTCTCTCAGCTTGTCATGATCACTGAG GGAGGGATGTATGTGTTCCAGATGTTTGACTACTACGCTTGTAATGGCGCCTGcatcctcttcctgtgtgtgtttgaaacccTGGCACTGGGATGGGTATTTG GAGCAGATCGCTTGTATGGCATCATAAAGGACATGACAGGCATGCAAGCCAACCCGTTCTTTAAATTCTGCTGGCTGTACATCACACCAATGATCTCACTG gGCACTTTCATTTGTTCTCTAGTGGAGTACCAGCCGCTGACCTTCAATCGCTGGTACGTGTACCCTACCTGGGCCTACGTATTGGGCTGGGTCCTGGCCCTCTCCTCCATCCTGCTCGTGCCGGGATGGGCGCTGTATAAACTGGCAAAGGGGACTGGGAACCTCAGTCAG CGTTTCCATCATTTGTGCCAACCTGATCCTGACTTCACAATGACCCAGAAGAGTGAAACTGAGTTGCAGCCCATCAGAGAGGAAGAACTGCAACAGATCactgctaaccctaaccctaaccctcttttTCAACTGCATTAA